A single region of the uncultured Draconibacterium sp. genome encodes:
- a CDS encoding UvrD-helicase domain-containing protein, which produces MFDYLQNLNEAQREAVLRTEGPALVIAGAGSGKTRVLTYRIANLLKQGARPSSILSLTFTNKAAREMKERIASVVGENTARYLWMGTFHSIFARILRFEHETIGYPANFTIYDSADSKSLIKTIIKSFQLDDKIYKPGVVASRISMAKNNLITPNAYENSAEIRSADKSMRMPQIAQIYKEYAKRCLLSGAMDFDDLLLKTNVLFRDHPEVLKKYQERFGYVMVDEYQDTNYSQYLIVKKLAAAHKNICVVGDDAQSIYSFRGARIENILNFKSDYPEHKVFKLEQNYRSTQTIVNAANSIIAKNKRQIPKKVFSENATGKPIKLISALTDNEEGFLVAQEIAQLQLRDHYKYEDFAILYRTNMQSRIFEESLRKRNIPYKIYGGLSFYQRKEIKDLISYFRMTINPADNEALKRIINYPARGIGATTLAKLEAAAINKETSIWKIVSDLPTVNHANLNKGTAGKILHFVGLIQKFMQLSEDSDAFDTAKTIAEQTGILKELYIDKSPEGLSRHENIQELLNGIQEFSINAKETGEPEKLENYLEDVALLTDQDNEKEEDRDKVTLMTVHSSKGLEFKNVFVVGMEENLFPSNQNGDNKPETLEEERRLFYVALTRAEENAWFSYANQRYRWGNLDFCTPSRFLEEIDEQFLDTSGIAAHSSPTRRAQSNDDIQPERYHQNSVRRQAPGAFKTPESQNIFNKKLVSLKESSRMQNTFQGDAPEKIQTGMVVEHQRFGEGKVINIEGVAPNIKATVFFKSGTQKQLLLKFAKLKIKG; this is translated from the coding sequence GTGTTCGATTATCTTCAAAATTTAAATGAGGCCCAACGAGAGGCTGTTCTTCGTACCGAAGGACCTGCACTGGTTATTGCAGGAGCCGGATCGGGGAAAACGCGTGTTTTAACGTACCGTATTGCCAATTTGCTAAAACAGGGAGCCAGGCCGTCAAGCATTTTATCGCTGACTTTTACCAATAAGGCAGCCCGCGAAATGAAAGAACGTATTGCCAGCGTGGTAGGCGAAAATACCGCCCGCTACCTGTGGATGGGTACTTTCCACAGTATATTTGCGCGTATTTTGCGCTTTGAACACGAAACAATCGGCTACCCGGCAAACTTTACCATTTACGACAGTGCCGACAGTAAAAGCCTGATAAAAACGATCATTAAAAGTTTTCAGCTCGACGATAAAATCTACAAACCGGGTGTGGTTGCCAGCCGTATCTCGATGGCAAAAAACAACCTGATTACGCCAAATGCATATGAAAATTCAGCCGAAATCCGCTCTGCTGATAAAAGCATGCGTATGCCGCAAATTGCCCAGATCTATAAAGAATATGCCAAACGCTGTTTACTTTCAGGAGCAATGGATTTCGACGATCTGCTGTTGAAAACAAACGTATTGTTTCGCGATCATCCCGAGGTGTTAAAAAAATACCAGGAGCGTTTTGGTTACGTAATGGTTGACGAGTACCAGGATACCAACTACTCGCAATACCTGATTGTAAAAAAACTTGCTGCAGCACATAAAAATATTTGCGTAGTGGGCGACGATGCACAGAGTATTTACTCGTTTCGTGGTGCCCGTATCGAAAATATTCTGAATTTTAAATCGGACTATCCCGAGCATAAAGTGTTTAAGCTGGAGCAAAATTACCGCTCAACACAAACCATTGTAAACGCTGCCAACAGTATAATTGCCAAAAACAAACGGCAAATTCCGAAAAAGGTCTTTTCAGAAAATGCCACCGGCAAACCCATAAAACTGATTTCGGCGCTAACCGACAACGAAGAAGGTTTTCTGGTAGCGCAGGAGATTGCCCAGCTACAATTGCGCGATCATTACAAATACGAAGACTTTGCCATTTTGTATCGTACCAATATGCAGTCGAGGATTTTTGAGGAATCGTTGCGCAAAAGAAATATTCCGTACAAAATTTACGGCGGCTTAAGTTTCTACCAACGAAAGGAAATTAAAGATCTCATCTCCTATTTCCGAATGACGATAAATCCAGCCGATAACGAAGCGTTAAAACGTATTATCAATTATCCAGCGCGGGGAATTGGGGCCACTACCCTCGCCAAGCTGGAGGCTGCGGCAATTAATAAAGAAACATCAATTTGGAAGATTGTTAGCGATTTACCTACCGTTAATCATGCCAATTTAAATAAAGGAACTGCCGGTAAAATTCTACACTTCGTGGGATTAATTCAGAAGTTTATGCAACTGTCGGAAGACAGCGATGCTTTTGATACGGCAAAAACCATTGCCGAACAAACCGGTATTCTGAAAGAATTATATATCGACAAGTCGCCCGAAGGATTGAGCCGCCACGAAAACATCCAGGAATTATTGAACGGTATACAGGAATTTAGCATAAACGCCAAAGAAACCGGCGAACCGGAAAAACTGGAAAATTACCTGGAAGATGTGGCACTTTTAACAGATCAGGACAACGAAAAGGAAGAAGACCGCGATAAAGTGACACTGATGACGGTGCACTCCTCAAAAGGACTGGAATTTAAGAATGTGTTTGTTGTGGGGATGGAAGAGAACCTTTTCCCGTCGAACCAAAATGGCGATAACAAACCGGAAACGCTGGAAGAAGAACGCCGGCTGTTTTACGTGGCCCTAACCCGCGCCGAAGAAAACGCATGGTTCTCGTATGCCAACCAGCGCTACCGTTGGGGAAATCTTGATTTTTGTACGCCAAGTCGGTTTCTCGAAGAAATTGATGAGCAGTTTCTCGATACTTCGGGAATTGCTGCACACTCCTCTCCTACACGCCGGGCACAGAGTAACGACGACATTCAGCCCGAACGCTATCACCAAAATTCTGTTCGCCGCCAGGCACCCGGAGCATTTAAAACACCCGAGTCACAAAACATTTTCAATAAAAAACTCGTTTCGTTAAAGGAAAGTAGCAGAATGCAAAATACTTTTCAGGGTGATGCACCGGAGAAAATACAAACCGGGATGGTGGTAGAACACCAACGTTTTGGCGAAGGAAAAGTAATTAATATTGAAGGTGTTGCACCAAATATAAAAGCTACCGTGTTTTTTAAATCGGGTACACAGAAGCAGTTGCTGCTAAAATTCGCCAAGCTGAAAATTAAAGGATAA
- a CDS encoding DUF4290 domain-containing protein gives MDYNTKRKKMALPEYGRNIQNMVDYLMTIEDREKRNRSAQTVIDVMGNLFPHFRDVQEFKHKLWDHLAIMSDFQLDIDYPYDPPTPESLKERPNTVPYTKHRIKHKHYGRTMELLIQEADNFEGEERDIIIEQLANHMKKSYLAWNKDAVEDHMIFSDLEEMSHGKLKVPEGTQLADSKTLVSAPKKKKIKKKK, from the coding sequence ATGGATTATAATACCAAGAGAAAAAAAATGGCCCTTCCTGAATATGGAAGAAATATACAAAACATGGTTGATTACCTGATGACCATCGAAGACCGCGAAAAACGAAACAGATCGGCACAAACGGTTATCGATGTCATGGGCAACCTTTTCCCTCATTTTCGCGATGTTCAGGAATTCAAACACAAACTCTGGGATCACCTGGCAATTATGTCTGATTTTCAACTTGACATTGATTATCCTTACGATCCGCCAACGCCGGAATCATTAAAAGAACGCCCCAATACGGTACCTTATACCAAACACCGCATAAAACACAAACACTATGGCCGTACCATGGAACTTTTGATTCAGGAAGCTGATAACTTTGAAGGTGAAGAGCGTGATATCATTATCGAACAACTGGCCAACCACATGAAAAAATCGTACCTCGCGTGGAATAAAGATGCCGTTGAGGACCACATGATTTTTAGCGACCTGGAAGAAATGTCGCATGGAAAATTAAAAGTACCTGAGGGAACTCAACTGGCCGACTCCAAAACACTGGTTAGTGCTCCAAAGAAGAAAAAAATAAAAAAGAAAAAATAG
- the murA gene encoding UDP-N-acetylglucosamine 1-carboxyvinyltransferase has protein sequence MSTFKIEGGFKLKGDLEPQGAKNEALQIICATLLTAEQTIIENIPEIRDVLKLIEILKGLGVQVARLTKGSYSFDASKVDINFLKSEEYAQQAAVLRGSIMIIGPLLARFGQGFIPQPGGDKIGRRRVDTHFIGLQKLGARFDFDRENKWYSVSTEKLTGAYMLLDEASVTGTANIVMAAVLAEGTTTIYNAACEPYLQQLCKMLGSMGAKIEGIGSNLLTIEGVSSLKGCTHRILPDMIEVGSFIGLAAMTASEINIKNVGIEHLGIIPESFRRLGINVEQNGDDLLIKNTEHYEIDSYIDGSIMTISDAPWPGLTPDLLSVFLVVATQAKGSVLIHQKMFESRLFFVDKLIDMGAQIILCDPHRATVIGLDRKNTLRATKMVSPDIRAGIALLIAAMSAKGTSTIDNIEQIDRGYENIDGRLNALGAHISRM, from the coding sequence ATGTCGACTTTCAAAATTGAAGGTGGTTTTAAATTAAAAGGAGACCTTGAGCCGCAAGGAGCAAAAAACGAGGCGCTTCAAATAATATGTGCCACCTTGTTAACTGCCGAACAAACAATCATCGAGAATATTCCTGAGATCCGGGATGTACTGAAATTAATCGAGATTCTGAAAGGATTGGGGGTCCAGGTAGCTCGCCTGACCAAAGGCAGCTATAGTTTCGATGCCTCCAAAGTCGACATCAACTTTCTGAAAAGTGAGGAATACGCCCAACAAGCCGCTGTACTTCGTGGCTCGATAATGATAATTGGCCCGCTGTTAGCCCGTTTTGGACAAGGATTTATTCCACAACCGGGTGGCGATAAAATTGGCCGCCGCAGGGTTGACACCCACTTTATTGGCTTACAAAAACTGGGAGCCCGTTTTGATTTCGACCGTGAAAACAAATGGTACTCCGTTTCAACAGAAAAACTTACAGGGGCTTATATGTTGCTCGACGAAGCTTCGGTTACCGGAACGGCAAACATTGTAATGGCCGCCGTTTTAGCCGAAGGAACCACAACAATTTACAATGCAGCCTGCGAACCTTATCTGCAGCAATTGTGCAAAATGCTGGGTTCCATGGGCGCCAAAATTGAAGGAATTGGTTCCAACCTGCTTACCATCGAAGGTGTTTCATCGTTAAAAGGATGCACGCACCGCATTCTTCCTGACATGATTGAAGTTGGTAGTTTTATTGGCCTTGCTGCCATGACTGCTTCCGAAATCAACATTAAAAATGTAGGTATTGAACACCTCGGAATTATTCCCGAATCATTTCGTCGACTGGGAATTAACGTCGAACAAAATGGCGACGACCTGCTGATAAAAAATACCGAACATTACGAAATCGATTCGTACATCGACGGATCGATAATGACCATTTCGGATGCACCCTGGCCGGGACTTACTCCCGACCTGCTTAGTGTTTTCCTGGTAGTGGCCACACAAGCCAAAGGAAGTGTGCTTATTCATCAGAAAATGTTTGAAAGCCGTTTATTCTTTGTGGACAAACTAATTGATATGGGGGCACAAATTATTCTTTGCGACCCACACCGGGCCACCGTAATTGGCCTCGACCGAAAAAATACATTGCGTGCCACCAAAATGGTATCGCCCGATATTCGTGCAGGAATTGCATTGTTAATTGCAGCCATGTCGGCAAAAGGAACAAGCACTATCGATAACATTGAACAGATAGACCGTGGTTACGAAAACATCGACGGCCGCTTAAATGCCCTCGGCGCTCACATTTCAAGAATGTGA